In Helianthus annuus cultivar XRQ/B chromosome 3, HanXRQr2.0-SUNRISE, whole genome shotgun sequence, a single window of DNA contains:
- the LOC110932619 gene encoding uncharacterized mitochondrial protein AtMg00810-like has translation MAYLLLYVDDIVLTASNDRLLHHFITAMSREFSMTDLGRLHHFLGIEVTHNSGSLFLSQRAYIQDILSRAKMDNCKPCYTPADTHSKLSASDGAPLADGTLYRSLAGALQYLTFTRPDISYGVQQVCLFMHAPREAYFAYLKRILRYLKGTADHGLDLTPSKSTNLTAYSDADWGGCPDTRCSTSGYCVFLWDNLVSWSSKRQPTISRSSAETEYRGVASTTAELSWIRNLLLELHLPVTQASIIYCDNISAMYLSQNPVQHQRTKHVEIDIHFVREKVRLGAVRVQHVPTEYQYADIFTKGLPRLLFERFKSTLCIRPAIASTAGGY, from the coding sequence ATGGCCTACCTCCTTTTATATGTGGATGATATTGTTCTCACCGCATCTAATGATCGTCTCTTACATCATTTTATCACAGCTATGTCTCGGGAATTCTCTATGACTGATCTTGGCAGGTTACATCATTTCTTGGGCATTGAGGTCACTCATAATTCTGGCAGCCTTTTTCTCTCACAGCGTGCCTACATTCAGGATATTCTAAGTAGAGCGAAAATGGACAATTGCAAACCTTGCTATACGCCTGCTGATACCCATTCAAAACTCAGTGCTTCGGATGGTGCACCTCTTGCAGACGGGACTTTATATCGCAGTCTTGCGGGCGCTTTGCAATACCTTACTTTTACTCGCCCGGACATCTCCTATGGGGTACAACAAGTATGCCTCTTTATGCATGCCCCACGGGAGGCTTATTTTGCTTATCTCAAACGCATACTACGCTACCTCAAGGGAACTGCTGATCATGGTTTGGACTTAACCCCCTCCAAGTCGACGAATCTCACAGCTTATTCAGATGCTGATTGGGGGGGTTGCCCTGACACACGATGTTCGACGTCCGGCTACTGTGTTTTTCTCTGGGACAATTTGGTATCTTGGTCCTCCAAACGTCAGCCCACCATCTCGCGCTCCAGTGCTGAAACAGAATACAGAGGGGTCGCGAGCACTACTGCTGAGTTATCTTGGATTCGCAACCTTCTTCTTGAGCTCCATCTTCCGGTTACACAAGCATCAATTATTTACTGTGATAATATTTCTGCCATGTACTTGTCACAAAATCCGGTTCAGCATCAACGTACCAAGCACGTTGAAATTGATATCCATTTTGTCAGAGAGAAAGTTCGTCTTGGAGCTGTACGAGTTCAGCATGTTCCTACAGAATATCAATACGCTGACATCTTCACGAAAGGTCTCCCACGTCTTCTGTTTGAACGTTTCAAGTCCACTCTTTGCATCCGGCCGGCTATTGCTTCGACTGCGGGGGGCTATTAG